Within Peromyscus leucopus breed LL Stock chromosome 16_21, UCI_PerLeu_2.1, whole genome shotgun sequence, the genomic segment tctcacaaATTTAAtcctaacagaaaaaaaaagtatgaaataaAACATCTGGAAGTCtaagaaacaagaaagacaatGGAGTGTGGTACTCAGAGATGTACAGTTGGCTGAAGAGGCTGTTAAATAACCACATGTGTAtagtgtgtgcctgtgggtgTTTACTGGTCAAGGCTCATGGTGACTTCTGTAGAGACTGCAAAGGTCTGTGTCTTGCTGAGTTGGTGATTACAAGGGTTTTGCCTTAAATAAGTCATTGACTTATACATACACTATGGTTATCTGTggctgttttattttacaatacaaggGATTTTTAAAGTGACTGGAAGACTGGAAACTATGGCTGGAAGACAGAAAGACTGGGGTTCCCGACTCACAGGGTTAGGGTCAGAACACAGAGACCAAAACAACGTGGGACTGGGATGAATTGGGTCCTAAGGGAATTTCTGGACACCGTTCTGGAAATGGGGACTACTGAAGTACAgacaggagggagaaggaacCATAGGAGAAGATACATGACCACATCGCACAATTCTAGAGCACTGTTCTTTACCCGCCCCAGGGCCCTGGACTTCTGAcacttcttcagtctctgtgggagAAGCTTCCATTAGGATCTTACTGGGGATGAGGTGGCTCTTGAGACCTGAAGAAACAATGAGAGAGTCTCAGAAGACTTCACACCCTCCCATTCCAGAGACTCGGGagaccaccacccagccagaggcacctctgcctccttcactTCATGATGCTCGCTCTGGCCAAAGAACTAGGCAATGATCTGCCAGCCAAAGACAAGGAATGGGAGCACTTACCTCATTGCCTGACCGGGTCTCCACAGATGCTGGAAAGAGAGAATGGGATCCCCAGTCAGATCAAATGACATTTTCCTGGGGGGAGCATGGCCTGCAATGGCAGCACACTCCTCTCTGCTTACTCCTGGACTCCCCTGGCTTTAGAACATCACCATGATGCCTCAGCACAGCCAGGTTCTTCACTCACATCTTTACAGTAAAGGAAGCTGGAGGTGGAGAAGCCGCAGGGCAGATGGGAAGGTTCTCCTCAGAGGTGCATTACCTTTCCGAGCCTTGAGGTGGATAACAACCCCCACCAGGAAGACAATCAGCCCAAGCAGGAATGCTGCGCCTCCACTCAGTATCTTTTTCCACGAATATTCAGACTGAGCCACTGTGGGAAATAAGATTTAAAGTCAATGTAATGTTCATCAAGCTCCCAATACCGGAATaaacttcttttgttgttttgttttgttttgttttgttttgttttgttttgttttgttttgttttgttttttgagacagggtttctctgtgtagcccttgctgtcctagaactcacttgctggcctcaaactcagagatcctcctgcctctgcctcctgagttctgggattaaaggtgtgtgctgccactgctcAGCTGAACACAACTTCTTAAAACCCCGAGGCCTATACTGTACCCCATCCCAGTACTGCTCAGGGAAGAGCTGTCTAGAGATGGAGTTGCCTCCCATCTGTCactgattctgtgtgtgtgtgtgtatgcgcgcgcgcgctgtGCAAGGACAGAGGTGGACTTCAGGTGTCATTCCCCAGGTGCCATCCACCTGTTGtcgctgtggtttgttctgcattgggtccctcactggcctggaactcactaagcagGCTAGGCTGAGAAGCCCATGAGCTCCAgcgtctgcctgtctccacttccctggcCCTGGGACTAGAAGCAGGCACCAGAGCTCCTGGGGATcaacctcaggtcctcacacttgtgtgacaagcactttaccaactgagccacttctccagccccatccctgaCTTACAGCCCATGACAGTGTCCCTAAAGACTACAGTGCTAAAGGACTCTAGGTCCCGGGGTTGGAGGCAAGTGGTGGGTTAGCAGCCCACCTTGTCTCTCAGACATCTGAGGATGGATGTCTGCCCTGTTCTCTCCCACCCTGACCCTAAAATTCTCAGATCAGAACTTGTCTTGTAATCAAGATGAACACAGAAGCGACACAAGccccagacaaacaaaaacactaaataaagCTCACCCCACTCCACTGAAATGGGGCTCTGGAGGCTGGGGTGCTCCACAAGGCAGCTGTAGACGTCACCAAGCTCTGGGGTCATTTCCAGCATCACTGTCATCTGAAAGGTCCAGTCTCCGTTCCTCACAAGGCCAGTGGAGATGACCCCAGACCTCTCCTCCTGTCCATTCCGAAACCACCCAACATTTATGTCCCCGGGGTAGAAGCCTGTCACAGAGCAGAGCAGCAGGTTGTGTTGCCGCAGCAGCGGGGGCCTCTCTGGATACACTGTCACCTCGGGTGGCACTaacaagaggagagaagaaagatcaCACAAGGGCAGGAGCTTCTGTGGGGACTGTGACACCCTTGATCCATTTCCCACGCCAGCAGAAGCTGGAAGTGTGGGACACCCACAACCCCCAGACTGGGAAGCATGTGTGGATGCCCACAAGGAGAATTTAGACCGCTAGGTGCCCCCATAGCCACCCATTGTATTCAAGAGTCACCAGACCTCCGAGTCCCTGAGAACTCTGGGGTTGTAGAACTAAGACCACAATGTCCCATCCTGTGAGGACCGTGATTCACAACTGAGGACAGAGCATAGTCACAGCCCCCCTTGCCTGTGACCCTCTTACCCTGGAGAACAGATTTCCTGTCACAAGAaagctgacaagatggctcagcaagttaGGGTGCCAGCCACCacgcctgaggacctgagttcaatccctgtgaccacaggatggggagagagagccaACTGCCTCAAGGTGTCCCGACCTCCATACGTGCACCATGGTTTGCatggcgcacacacacaaacacatatatagtGTTCAACTTCAGGTGTCATTCCCAGGTGCCATCCACCTGTTGTCGCTGTGGTTGTTTCTGCATGGggtccctcactggcctggaactactAAGTAGgctgttcattttatatatataacatttacgTGCCTCTCATAGGCCAGGTTCTCATGGAGAACCCCGCTAGGCCCCGCCTCCACTCACCGTTTCTCCCCACGGTGAAGGGGGCCCCCAGCCTGTAGTTCTGCCTGCAGACCATGTTCACAGAGGCTCTGCTCCGCTCCAGGAGGTCCCAGCGTCTGTTCCACTGCTCAGCATCAGGTTCCCCCAGCTCAGTCAGCGCCACAAACATCCCCAGGTCACTGTCGAAGTGTAAGTACTCCTCCAGGTTGAAGATGAACCTGACCACGAAGCGCACCTTCTCTGTCCCGTTGGTGAAGTAACAGTCCGCCTTTGCCTGAATCACAAAGTCCTCTGGAAACCACAGAAGGATTAGGAGCCAGCTGCAGCTCTGGGAGAGCCTGTGTCTGGTGCACCAGTGCAGCTCTGGGAGAGCCTGTGTCTGGTGCATCAATGCAGCTCTGGGAAAGCCTGTGTCTGGTGCACCAGTGCAGCTCCAGGAGAGCCTGTGTCTGGTGCACCAGTGCAGCTCCAGGAGAGCCTGTGTCTGGTGCACCAGTGCAGCTCCAGGAAAGCCTGTGCCCATTACATCAATGCAGCTCCGGGAAAGCCTTGCCTGGTACTCCGCACAGAGGGTGCGGATTTGAGAGGAGGCCTTTTGACCACAACATGATGAAAACACAAATGTCAGCaatgtgctgtgggacggtctgtatgtcaaattgctctgattggtcaataaataaaacactgattggccagtggccaggcaggaagtaggtgggacaaggagagaggagaattctgggaagcggaaggctgacgcagagagacactgcagccgccgccatgaccagcagcatgtgaagacgccagcaagccaccagccacgtggcaaggtatagacttatggaaatggattaatttaagctataagaacatttagcaagaagcctgccacggccatacagtttgaaagcaatataagtgtctgtgtttacttggttgggtctgagcggctgtgggactggcgggtgacaaagatttgtcctgattgtgggcaaggcagggaaactctagctacagcaatgCTCAATGGCGTTTACTAAAAATGTGAAATCTACAGGGAaaacaattttcaggagtcagtcctcCCCCGTCCAACATCTGGgtcctggaatcaaactcaggtcgtcaggtttggcagcactgagccatctcgctgcaCATTTTATGTTTCTGAACACTGCACTCATGTTGAAGACACACTTGGAATGGTAtccatggagaggagaggagagaaaggaggaggacaggaagaggaaggaggagggacaggaagaggaagagtcctTTTAATGATGGTGTGCTGTGACTCAGTTCTGCACGCTTGAGAATGATAGAGCAGGCAGGTCACAGGAGAGCCCCGTGAAGCAACTCTAAGCTGGGACTTGAAGGATGATGGCTGTTGTGTCCGAGCTGTGGGTCTGCTCACTCCTGAGCTCAGCAGTCTCCTCCAGGAATGCCCGGCCTCCGCTAAGAATGCCCAGGCCCCTCTGTCTCGTTCACTGAGTTCAGATGACATGCCATCCTCCAGTCCCtcagcatttctcccttctccattccctcttacaagctaaagaagaaaaatatgtggATTTTTTATCGTTTAAAAATCTATGCTgaagctgggaggtggtagcgcacgcctttaatcccagaacttgggagacagagccaggcagatctctctgagtttgaggccagcctgggctacagagcgagatccaggacagcctcttctacacagagaaaccctgtctcagaaacacataaacaagaaaaaaaaaaaaacctgtatgctgattttttttttatttatcaaatggACATGATGAACTCagagcattttgttgttgttctcagaGAGAAATGATGCTCCCTCCCCAAGGCTGTTTCTCTTCTGTATTTGACGAGACCCTGACACTAAAGGGGAATCTTTTCTTAGCATATCACATCCTGTTTTCTGCTCATAACCCCACGTTTTCATGGTCTAACAACGCTCGTGTTTGCATAGCCCATCTCCCCGGCTTAAAAATAAATTGCACACAGTAACCTAAGGCCAAAAATAATTAACATATTCAACTTGTCTGACTTCTTCTCTTACACCTCAAAACTGCTCGGTGTGATACCGACCACTTAACATGGGGTTTAACAGGTGACAGGAGAGGTTATTTTCAATTCATTAGATAAACAGAAAGTCATAACGACAGTTATAACGTAACTCTTACTTAGGAGGCTCAGCTGCTCTCTGACTCAGGCTTTCA encodes:
- the LOC114689125 gene encoding HLA class II histocompatibility antigen, DO beta chain isoform X2; its protein translation is MGAGRVPWVVVLLVNLVRPNSFMSEGRDSPEDFVIQAKADCYFTNGTEKVRFVVRFIFNLEEYLHFDSDLGMFVALTELGEPDAEQWNRRWDLLERSRASVNMVCRQNYRLGAPFTVGRNGFYPGDINVGWFRNGQEERSGVISTGLVRNGDWTFQMTVMLEMTPELGDVYSCLVEHPSLQSPISVEWVAQSEYSWKKILSGGAAFLLGLIVFLVGVVIHLKARKASVETRSGNEVSRATSSPVRS
- the LOC114689125 gene encoding HLA class II histocompatibility antigen, DO beta chain isoform X1, whose translation is MGAGRVPWVVVLLVNLVRPNSFMSEGRDSPEDFVIQAKADCYFTNGTEKVRFVVRFIFNLEEYLHFDSDLGMFVALTELGEPDAEQWNRRWDLLERSRASVNMVCRQNYRLGAPFTVGRNVPPEVTVYPERPPLLRQHNLLLCSVTGFYPGDINVGWFRNGQEERSGVISTGLVRNGDWTFQMTVMLEMTPELGDVYSCLVEHPSLQSPISVEWVAQSEYSWKKILSGGAAFLLGLIVFLVGVVIHLKARKASVETRSGNEVSRATSSPVRS